From a single Lineus longissimus chromosome 16, tnLinLong1.2, whole genome shotgun sequence genomic region:
- the LOC135500222 gene encoding ATP synthase subunit beta, mitochondrial produces MMHAVGRSCLGAIRASKSALFAQRASQSALKTVASYHTSRRNYAAAAAEAAVKKVTPGQVVAVIGAVVDVQFEDELPPILSALEVENRTPRLILEVAQHLGENTVRTIAMDGTEGLVRGQKCQDTGYPIRIPVGPETLGRIINVIGEPIDERGPVPTDRRASIHAEAPEFVEMSVQQEILATGIKVVDMLAPYAKGGKIGLFGGAGVGKTVLIMELINNVAKAHGGYSVFAGVGERTREGNDLYHEMIEGGVINLKDDSSKVSLVYGQMNEPPGARARVALTGLTVAEYFRDQEGQDVLLFIDNIFRFTQAGSEVSALLGRIPSAVGYQPTLATDMGTMQERITTTRKGSITSVQAIYVPADDLTDPAPATTFAHLDATTVLSRGIAELGIYPAVDPLDSTSRILDPNVVGEEHYMTARGVQKILQDYRSLQDIIAILGMDELSEEDKLTVSRARKIQKFLSQPFQVAEVFTGSAGKLVPLADTIKGFKMILNGELDHLPEVAFYMVGPIEEVVAKAERLAEEQRISDMS; encoded by the exons ATGATGCATGCGGTTGGTCGCAGCTGTTTAGGGGCGATTAGGGCTTCTAAATCAGCCCTTTTTGCCCAGCGAGCTTCACAATCAGCGCTCAAGACCGTTGCTTCATATCATACATCAC GTCGCAACTATGCCGCGGCAGCAGCAGAAGCTGCAGTCAAGAAGGTGACACCCGGACAGGTGGTGGCGGTCATCGGTGCTGTCGTTGACGTCCAGTTTGAGGATGAACTGCCCCCCATTCTATCCGCCTTAGAAGTAGAAAATAGAACACCTAGACTTATCTTGGAAGTCGCACAACATTTAG GTGAAAATACAGTTAGGACAATTGCTATGGATGGTACGGAAGGTCTCGTGCGAGGCCAGAAGTGCCAAGACACCGGCTATCCAATCAGAATTCCCGTAGGACCAGAAACACTTGGTAGAATTATTAACGTAATTGGCGAACCCATTGACGAGAGGGGTCCCGTACCAACCGATAGGAGGGCGTCCATCCACGCTGAAGCTCCAGAGTTTGTTGAGATGAGCGTGCAGCAGGAGATCCTGGCCACTGGTATCAAGGTTGTCGACATGTTGGCCCCATACGCCAAGGGAGGCAAGATCG GTCTCTTCGGTGGGGCTGGTGTCGGCAAGACCGTGTTGATTATGGAACTGATTAACAATGTTGCCAAGGCCCACGGTGGTTACTCCGTGTTTGCTGGTGTTGGTGAGCGTACCCGTGAGGGGAACGATCTCTACCACGAGATGATTGAGGGAGGTGTCATCAACCTCAAGGACGACTCCTCAAAG GTGTCGCTTGTGTACGGTCAGATGAACGAACCCCCAGGTGCCCGTGCCCGAGTTGCTCTCACTGGCTTGACCGTTGCCGAATACTTCCGTGATCAGGAAGGACAAGATGTGCTACTTTTCATTGATAACATTTTCAGATTTACTCAGGCTGGCTCAGAG GTATCTGCTTTGCTGGGACGTATCCCATCTGCTGTGGGTTATCAGCCAACCCTGGCTACCGACATGGGAACTATGCAGGAGAGAATCACCACCACAAGGAAGGGATCCATCACTTCTGTGCAG GCCATCTATGTGCCCGCTGATGATTTGACTGATCCCGCCCCGGCCACGACCTTCGCCCATTTGGACGCCACCACTGTGTTGTCCCGTGGTATCGCCGAATTGGGTATCTACCCCGCTGTGGATCCGCTCGATTCAACCTCGCGTATCTTGGACCCCAACGTTGTTGGCGAGGAACATTACATGACTGCTCGAGGAGTGCAGAAAATCCTTCAG GATTACCGCTCGCTGCAAGATATCATTGCCATCTTGGGTATGGACGAGTTGTCTGAGGAAGACAAGCTGACCGTGTCGAGGGCTCGTAAGATCCAGAAGTTCTTATCGCAGCCTTTCCAGGTTGCTGAGGTGTTCACTGGCTCCGCTGGTAAACTTGTCCCGCTCGCCGATACCATCAAGGGTTTCAAGATGATCCTTAACG GTGAACTTGATCACTTACCTGAGGTCGCCTTCTACATGGTGGGACCAATCGAGGAGGTCGTCGCCAAGGCCGAGCGTCTAGCCGAAGAGCAGAGGATAAGTGACATGAGTTAG